In Gossypium arboreum isolate Shixiya-1 chromosome 5, ASM2569848v2, whole genome shotgun sequence, a single genomic region encodes these proteins:
- the LOC108453698 gene encoding phosphatidate phosphatase PAH2-like isoform X1 gives MHAVGRLGSYISRGVFTFSGPFHPFGGAVDIIVVEQPDGSFKSSPWYVKFGKFQGVLKSRVRTVSIAVNGVEANFRMFLDHTGEAYFLREIDVEESKSDGVSFPFSSGDELLSGNRKPMKSESCSYDNDNSNSVAQVDLDNGKLVGRTSSRRSRIFGRVFGERSTKEDSYQDGAGGTGVMRSESLERAEFAAELLEVKWSTNLTSIRSNNNALRFSSLNDALADKGFKEEIQNDAENLSQAYVHDKEEKSIDRQTVLDKTDYCNEQNVSCSHTGLENLECSVEEANVQVSCVSTEQQMVETSLLGECFMEDKCKVIANVLGTIDDRSVRNFDHADNETVAVSGMSVPHLQSEYKFESCIDKWFDEEVADNESNVVLPGCGISIKENVSDGPQAFLYCKTSESSVITLDCSSQQTHQTLCLSDIENGKAHVHAEPLLRATELFPEVTVLKKNEDKELDSEGVLTMSVEMVGVDPVIGLEETKSHSIHITSTISDLGDDVENARTIKDVLHPSLGSVDDSQNFYGDSDPKRSVPPSATSEDEQFLFSDLDEFKLHEPDCVNKDLHSSICTETEELNGLCNVNNEPCLNPHNFVQESPLTDLDFSVEKAGIVSNPISISRNHKVAGEKNGWQIESLSTTWPIVAKFDVNNNLPLSHSLDSSCETLKWISIKEDDERPLAHGKPSCKESETSRKLENTLYNPCIGDPSKAVVSHSGSWRLWPFSMKRSISRKDVLSAPADNRGLDAKNAVDSAVASDDDKNVLKTKQVKKMIRAITPTSEQLASLNLKDGINHITFTFSTSMLGKQQVDARIYLWKWNTRIVISDVDGTITRSDVLGQFMPMVGIDWLQTGVAHLFSAIKENGYELLFLSARAISQAYITRQFLVNLKQDGKGLPDGPIVISPDGLFPSLYREVIRRAPHEFKIACLEDIKALFPLDCNPFYAGFGNRDTDEMSYLKVGIPKGKIFTINPKGEVVTNHHVATKSYSSLHDLVHRVFPPMASEQEEFNSWNFWKLPPPLIYI, from the exons ATGCATGCGGTGGGCAGGCTAGGTAGCTATATCTCCCGCGGTGTGTTTACTTTTTCTGGTCCCTTTCATCCTTTTGGCGGTGCAGTGGATATAATTGTAGTAGAACAACCCGATGGGAGCTTCAAATCATCGCCTTGGTATGTTAAGTTCGGTAAATTTCAAGGGGTTTTAAAGTCAAGGGTAAGGACGGTAAGCATCGCTGTTAATGGCGTTGAAGCGAATTTCCGCATGTTTCTTGATCATACAGGGGAAGCATATTTTCTCAGGGAGATTGATGTTGAAGAAAGTAAATCTGATGGTGTATCATTTCCTTTTTCTTCCGGGGATGAGCTGTTGTCTGGTAATAGAAAGCCAATGAAGTCCGAGAGTTGCAGCTATGATAATGATAACTCAAACTCAGTGGCTCAGGTTGATCTGGATAATGGGAAGCTTGTGGGTCGGACTAGTTCCCGGCGGTCACGGATATTTGGGCGTGTTTTTGGAGAAAGGTCTACAAAGGAGGATAGTTACCAGGACGGTGCTGGTGGTACTGGTGTAATGAGATCAGAGTCATTGGAGCGTGCCGAGTTTGCTGCTGAGCTGCTGGAGGTGAAGTGGTCTACCAATCTCACCTCTATCAGATCAAACAATAATGCTTTACGATTTTCTTCTTTAAATGACGCATTGGCCGATAAAGGTTTCAAAGAGGAGATACAGAATGATGCAGAAAACCTGTCTCAGGCTTATGTACATGATAAGGAGGAAAAGAGTATTGATCGCCAGACCGTACTGGACAAAACTGATTACTGCAACGAGCAAAATGTCAGCTGTTCTCATACTGGCCTTGAGAACCTAGAATGTTCTGTTGAGGAAGCTAATGTACAAGTGTCTTGTGTAAGCACTGAGCAGCAAATGGTTGAAACCTCCTTGTTAGGTGAATGTTTTATGGAAGATAAATGCAAAGTAATTGCCAATGTATTAGGAACTATTGATGACCGTAGTGTCAGGAATTTTGATCATGCTGACAACGAGACCGTTGCTGTCTCAGGGATGAGTGTTCCTCATCTGCAAAGTGAATATAAGTTTGAATCGTGTATTGACAAGTGGTTTGATGAAGAAGTGGCTGATAATGAAAGCAATGTTGTTTTACCAGGCTGTGGGATTTCCATTAAGGAGAATGTCTCAGATGGTCCTCAAGCTTTTCTTTACTGCAAAACATCAGAGAGCTCAGTAATAACATTGGATTGTTCCAGTCAGCAAACTCATCAAACACTGTGCCTTTCTGACATAGAAAATGGTAAAGCACATGTTCATGCTGAACCACTGCTTAGAGCGACTGAGCTATTTCCAGAG GTTACAGTTCTCAAGAAAAATGAGGACAAGGAGTTAGATTCTGAAGGGGTATTAACCATGTCAGTTGAAATGGTCGGTGTTGATCCTGTAATTGGTTTGGAGGAAACGAAGTCTCATAGCATTCACATTACTTCCACCATCAGTGATTTAGGTGATGATGTTGAAAATGCTAGAACTATCAAGGATGTTCTCCATCCTTCTTTGGGGTCTGTTGATGATTCTCAGAACTTTTATGGTGATAGTGACCCAAAGAGAAGTGTTCCACCATCGGCGACTTCAGAGGATGAGCAATTCCTTTTCAGTGACCTTGATGAATTCAAACTCCATGAGCCAGATTGTGTAAATAAAGATCTTCATTCCTCAATTTGTACTGAAACTGAAGAATTAAATGGTTTATGTAATGTGAATAATGAGCCATGTTTGAATCCTCACAATTTTGTTCAGGAGAGTCCATTAACTGATCTGGATTTTTCTGTTGAAAAGGCAGGGATAGTCTCTAATCCTATTAGTATTTCTAGAAATCATAAGGTAGCTGGTGAGAAGAATGGGTGGCAGATTGAATCACTTTCTACTACGTGGCCTATTGTGGCCAAGTTTGATGTAAACAACAATCTTCCTCTAAGCCATTCTCTGGATTCTAGTTGTGAAACCCTGAAGTGGATATCAATCAAGGAAGATGATGAACGGCCATTAGCACATGGAAAGCCAAGTTGCAAAGAGAGTGAGACTTCAAGGAAGCTGGAAAATACTCTTTACAATCCTTGCATTG GGGATCCATCAAAAGCCGTAGTCTCCCATAGTGGAAGCTGGAGGCTTTGGCCTTTTTCTATGAAAAGATCAATATCTAGGAAAGATGTGCTGTCAGCTCCAGCTGATAACAGAGGTTTGGATGCTAAGAATGCTGTAGACAGTGCCGTTGCTAGTGATGATGATAAAAATGTGCTTAAAACCAAGCAGGTGAAGAAGATGATCAGGGCAATCACTCCGACCTCTGAACAGCTGGCATCGTTGAATTTAAAGGATGGCATTAATCATATAACCTTCACATTTTCCACCTCTATGCTAGGGAAGCAACAG GTTGATGCGAGAATCTATTTGTGGAAATGGAACACTCGTATAGTAATCTCAGATGTTGATGGGACAATTACAAG ATCAGATGTTCTAGGTCAGTTCATGCCTATGGTTGGGATAGATTGGTTACAAACAGGTGTTGCACATTTATTTTCAGCTATTAAG GAAAATGGGTACGAGTTGCTTTTTCTGAGTGCACGGGCGATATCCCAGGCGTATATCACGAGACAATTTTTAGTCAACCTCAAACAG GATGGTAAGGGTTTACCAGATGGTCCAATTGTTATTTCCCCAGATGGGCTTTTTCCGTCCCTATATAGAGAAG TTATCAGAAGAGCTCCTCATGAATTCAAGATTGCGTGCTTAGAG GATATCAAAGCATTGTTTCCTTTAGATTGCAATCCATTCTATGCTGGCTTTGGGAACAGAGACACTGATGAAATGAGCTATCTTAAGGTCGGAATCCCAAAAGGGAAAATCTTCACTATTAATCCAAAG GGTGAGGTTGTTACAAATCATCATGTTGCCACGAAATCTTACAGTTCCCTTCATGATCTTGTTCATCGCGTGTTTCCACCAATGGCCTCTGAGCAG GAAGAATTTAACTCATGGAATTTCTGGAAACTGCCGCCACCTctgatatatatatga
- the LOC108453698 gene encoding phosphatidate phosphatase PAH2-like isoform X2: MHAVGRLGSYISRGVFTFSGPFHPFGGAVDIIVVEQPDGSFKSSPWYVKFGKFQGVLKSRVRTVSIAVNGVEANFRMFLDHTGEAYFLREIDVEESKSDGVSFPFSSGDELLSGNRKPMKSESCSYDNDNSNSVAQVDLDNGKLVGRTSSRRSRIFGRVFGERSTKEDSYQDGAGGTGVMRSESLERAEFAAELLEVKWSTNLTSIRSNNNALRFSSLNDALADKGFKEEIQNDAENLSQAYVHDKEEKSIDRQTVLDKTDYCNEQNVSCSHTGLENLECSVEEANVQVSCVSTEQQMVETSLLGECFMEDKCKVIANVLGTIDDRSVRNFDHADNETVAVSGMSVPHLQSEYKFESCIDKWFDEEVADNESNVVLPGCGISIKENVSDGPQAFLYCKTSESSVITLDCSSQQTHQTLCLSDIENGKAHVHAEPLLRATELFPEVTVLKKNEDKELDSEGVLTMSVEMVGVDPVIGLEETKSHSIHITSTISDLGDDVENARTIKDVLHPSLGSVDDSQNFYGDSDPKRSVPPSATSEDEQFLFSDLDEFKLHEPDCVNKDLHSSICTETEELNGLCNVNNEPCLNPHNFVQESPLTDLDFSVEKAGIVSNPISISRNHKVAGEKNGWQIESLSTTWPIVAKFDVNNNLPLSHSLDSSCETLKWISIKEDDERPLAHGKPSCKESETSRKLENTLYNPCIGDPSKAVVSHSGSWRLWPFSMKRSISRKDVLSAPADNRGLDAKNAVDSAVASDDDKNVLKTKQVKKMIRAITPTSEQLASLNLKDGINHITFTFSTSMLGKQQVDARIYLWKWNTRIVISDVDGTITRSDVLGQFMPMVGIDWLQTGVAHLFSAIKENGYELLFLSARAISQAYITRQFLVNLKQDGKGLPDGPIVISPDGLFPSLYREVIRRAPHEFKIACLEDIKALFPLDCNPFYAGFGNRDTDEMSYLKVGIPKGKIFTINPKEEFNSWNFWKLPPPLIYI, translated from the exons ATGCATGCGGTGGGCAGGCTAGGTAGCTATATCTCCCGCGGTGTGTTTACTTTTTCTGGTCCCTTTCATCCTTTTGGCGGTGCAGTGGATATAATTGTAGTAGAACAACCCGATGGGAGCTTCAAATCATCGCCTTGGTATGTTAAGTTCGGTAAATTTCAAGGGGTTTTAAAGTCAAGGGTAAGGACGGTAAGCATCGCTGTTAATGGCGTTGAAGCGAATTTCCGCATGTTTCTTGATCATACAGGGGAAGCATATTTTCTCAGGGAGATTGATGTTGAAGAAAGTAAATCTGATGGTGTATCATTTCCTTTTTCTTCCGGGGATGAGCTGTTGTCTGGTAATAGAAAGCCAATGAAGTCCGAGAGTTGCAGCTATGATAATGATAACTCAAACTCAGTGGCTCAGGTTGATCTGGATAATGGGAAGCTTGTGGGTCGGACTAGTTCCCGGCGGTCACGGATATTTGGGCGTGTTTTTGGAGAAAGGTCTACAAAGGAGGATAGTTACCAGGACGGTGCTGGTGGTACTGGTGTAATGAGATCAGAGTCATTGGAGCGTGCCGAGTTTGCTGCTGAGCTGCTGGAGGTGAAGTGGTCTACCAATCTCACCTCTATCAGATCAAACAATAATGCTTTACGATTTTCTTCTTTAAATGACGCATTGGCCGATAAAGGTTTCAAAGAGGAGATACAGAATGATGCAGAAAACCTGTCTCAGGCTTATGTACATGATAAGGAGGAAAAGAGTATTGATCGCCAGACCGTACTGGACAAAACTGATTACTGCAACGAGCAAAATGTCAGCTGTTCTCATACTGGCCTTGAGAACCTAGAATGTTCTGTTGAGGAAGCTAATGTACAAGTGTCTTGTGTAAGCACTGAGCAGCAAATGGTTGAAACCTCCTTGTTAGGTGAATGTTTTATGGAAGATAAATGCAAAGTAATTGCCAATGTATTAGGAACTATTGATGACCGTAGTGTCAGGAATTTTGATCATGCTGACAACGAGACCGTTGCTGTCTCAGGGATGAGTGTTCCTCATCTGCAAAGTGAATATAAGTTTGAATCGTGTATTGACAAGTGGTTTGATGAAGAAGTGGCTGATAATGAAAGCAATGTTGTTTTACCAGGCTGTGGGATTTCCATTAAGGAGAATGTCTCAGATGGTCCTCAAGCTTTTCTTTACTGCAAAACATCAGAGAGCTCAGTAATAACATTGGATTGTTCCAGTCAGCAAACTCATCAAACACTGTGCCTTTCTGACATAGAAAATGGTAAAGCACATGTTCATGCTGAACCACTGCTTAGAGCGACTGAGCTATTTCCAGAG GTTACAGTTCTCAAGAAAAATGAGGACAAGGAGTTAGATTCTGAAGGGGTATTAACCATGTCAGTTGAAATGGTCGGTGTTGATCCTGTAATTGGTTTGGAGGAAACGAAGTCTCATAGCATTCACATTACTTCCACCATCAGTGATTTAGGTGATGATGTTGAAAATGCTAGAACTATCAAGGATGTTCTCCATCCTTCTTTGGGGTCTGTTGATGATTCTCAGAACTTTTATGGTGATAGTGACCCAAAGAGAAGTGTTCCACCATCGGCGACTTCAGAGGATGAGCAATTCCTTTTCAGTGACCTTGATGAATTCAAACTCCATGAGCCAGATTGTGTAAATAAAGATCTTCATTCCTCAATTTGTACTGAAACTGAAGAATTAAATGGTTTATGTAATGTGAATAATGAGCCATGTTTGAATCCTCACAATTTTGTTCAGGAGAGTCCATTAACTGATCTGGATTTTTCTGTTGAAAAGGCAGGGATAGTCTCTAATCCTATTAGTATTTCTAGAAATCATAAGGTAGCTGGTGAGAAGAATGGGTGGCAGATTGAATCACTTTCTACTACGTGGCCTATTGTGGCCAAGTTTGATGTAAACAACAATCTTCCTCTAAGCCATTCTCTGGATTCTAGTTGTGAAACCCTGAAGTGGATATCAATCAAGGAAGATGATGAACGGCCATTAGCACATGGAAAGCCAAGTTGCAAAGAGAGTGAGACTTCAAGGAAGCTGGAAAATACTCTTTACAATCCTTGCATTG GGGATCCATCAAAAGCCGTAGTCTCCCATAGTGGAAGCTGGAGGCTTTGGCCTTTTTCTATGAAAAGATCAATATCTAGGAAAGATGTGCTGTCAGCTCCAGCTGATAACAGAGGTTTGGATGCTAAGAATGCTGTAGACAGTGCCGTTGCTAGTGATGATGATAAAAATGTGCTTAAAACCAAGCAGGTGAAGAAGATGATCAGGGCAATCACTCCGACCTCTGAACAGCTGGCATCGTTGAATTTAAAGGATGGCATTAATCATATAACCTTCACATTTTCCACCTCTATGCTAGGGAAGCAACAG GTTGATGCGAGAATCTATTTGTGGAAATGGAACACTCGTATAGTAATCTCAGATGTTGATGGGACAATTACAAG ATCAGATGTTCTAGGTCAGTTCATGCCTATGGTTGGGATAGATTGGTTACAAACAGGTGTTGCACATTTATTTTCAGCTATTAAG GAAAATGGGTACGAGTTGCTTTTTCTGAGTGCACGGGCGATATCCCAGGCGTATATCACGAGACAATTTTTAGTCAACCTCAAACAG GATGGTAAGGGTTTACCAGATGGTCCAATTGTTATTTCCCCAGATGGGCTTTTTCCGTCCCTATATAGAGAAG TTATCAGAAGAGCTCCTCATGAATTCAAGATTGCGTGCTTAGAG GATATCAAAGCATTGTTTCCTTTAGATTGCAATCCATTCTATGCTGGCTTTGGGAACAGAGACACTGATGAAATGAGCTATCTTAAGGTCGGAATCCCAAAAGGGAAAATCTTCACTATTAATCCAAAG GAAGAATTTAACTCATGGAATTTCTGGAAACTGCCGCCACCTctgatatatatatga